From one Planococcus citri chromosome 3, ihPlaCitr1.1, whole genome shotgun sequence genomic stretch:
- the LOC135841015 gene encoding uncharacterized protein LOC135841015 yields MMRFVEFKLNFITFYLMVFHLSYGDSNGRFIRKGSVSGFPDQESQIPFYRDAENYGQPSEFQIIKHLVPVGYSSHIVSPREAVLPVNEVVIDPNVAQHPITILPYPNHAAIRPPVNDQRYYNADVLLKALESAVKDSTNSTDTNTTTSFQDKVQLIARLMVMVPTFADEIFKCLSRSETLSKFIQMTHNGDT; encoded by the exons atgaTGCGTTTCGTTGAATTTAAACttaattttataacattttattTGATGGTTTTTCACTTATCGTATGGCGATTCGAATGGCAGATTTATTCGGAAAGGCAGTGTTTCcg GTTTCCCTGATCAAGAAAGTCAAATCCCATTCTACCGAGATGCTGAAAATTACGGTCAGCCCTCCGAATTCCAAATCATTAAGCATTTGGTGCCAGTTGGATATTCCAGTCATATTGTCTCTCCGAGGGAAGCAGTTTTGCCCGTCAATGAAGTTGTTATTGATCCGAACGTGGCTCAACATCCAATAACAATCTTACCTTATCCAAATCATGCAGCTATACGTCCACCTGTAAATGATCAAAGGTACTATAATGCAGATGTATTGTTGAAGGCGTTGGAAAGTGCTGTTAAAGATTCGACAAACTCAACAGATACCAATACTACAACCAGTTTCCAAGATAAAGTACAGTTGATTGCACGTCTAATGGTAATGGTACCAACGTTTGCCgatgaaatattcaaatgtCTATCTCGAAGTGAAACATTGAGTAAATTCATCCAAATGACCCACAACGGCGATACTTAG
- the CcnQ gene encoding cyclin-Q, with amino-acid sequence MKGVIDVLELQGQREKHRKLINYTKHEGSYIGVRFIMECGMKLNFGPTTITTAAHIFHAFFKETDIKLYDMYLIGATCLVMASKIKNSEVKLRDVINVAHSTLFRGSSPLELTDKYWAMRDAIFQAELLIMRMIKFQFSIPDPFKYLLQYYKTMKAWLSPRDWKDAPLIQNALAFLTDFYHDRTVINYKPEHLAIASLFLTLQCHGVSVPNTGEDDGVAWFSVFDPELTRDKVWEIAERMMDCYDEEPKENS; translated from the exons ATGAAGGGTGTAATTGATGTTTTGGAGCTACAAGGACAGAGAGaaaagcatagaaaattgataaattacacTAAACACGAGGGAAGCTATATCGGAGTTCGTTTCATCATGGAATGTG GAATGAAACTGAATTTTGGACCCACGACAATAACTACCGCAGCTCATATATTTCACGCATTCTTTAAGGAAACTGATATTAAACTGTACGatatgtat CTCATTGGAGCAACCTGTTTAGTTATGgcgagtaaaataaaaaactccGAGGTGAAACTGCGAGATGTGATAAACGTTGCTCATAGTACTTTGTTCAGAGGTTCCTCTCCTCTCGAATTGACTGACAAATATTGGGCCATGCGAGATGCCATTTTTCAAGCTGAATTATTGATTATGAGAATGataaagtttcagttttcaattccaGATCCATTCAAA TACCTGTTACAATATTACAAAACGATGAAAGCTTGGTTGAGTCCTCGTGATTGGAAAGACGCTCCCTTAATACAGAACGCTCTGGCATTTTTAACT GATTTTTACCATGATCGCACGGTGATTAATTATAAACCAGAACATTTGGCCATCGCTAGTTTATTCTTAACTTTACAATGTCACGGAGTATCGGTTCCAAATACTGGAGAAGACGATGGCGTAGCGTGGTTCTCG gTGTTTGATCCGGAATTAACTAGAGACAAAGTATGGGAAATTGCTGAACGGATGATGGATTGTTATGATGAAGAACCCAAAGAAAATTCATAA
- the TER94 gene encoding transitional endoplasmic reticulum ATPase TER94 encodes MADQDKQDDLATAILRKKDRPNRLIVEEAINDDNSVIALSQAKMDQLQLFRGDTVLLKGKRRKESVCIVLSDDTVADEKIRMNRVVRNNLRVRLSDIVSVQPCPDVKYGKRVHVLPIDDTVEGLTGNLFEVYLKPYFLEAYRPIHKDDTFIIRGGMRAVEFKVVETDPSPFCIVAPDTVIHYEGDPIKREEEEEAMSAVGYDDIGGCRKQLAQIKEMVELPLRHPSLFKAIGVKPPRGILLYGPPGTGKTLIARAVANETGAFFFLINGPEIMSKLAGESESNLRKAFEEADKNSPAIIFIDELDAIAPKREKTHGEVERRIVSQLLTLMDGMKKSSHVIVMAATNRPNSIDAALRRFGRFDREIDIGIPDATGRLEILRIHTKNMKLADDVDLEQIAAETHGHVGADLASLCSEAALQQIREKMDLIDLEEDQIDAEVLNSLAVSMENFRYAMGKSSPSALRETVVEVPNITWNDIGGLESVKRELQELVQYPVEHPEKFIKFGMQPSRGVLFYGPPGCGKTLLAKAIANECQANFISVKGPELLTMWFGESEANVRDIFDKARAAAPCVLFFDELDSIAKSRGGNIGDAGGAADRVINQILTEMDGMGAKKNVFIIGATNRPDIIDPAILRPGRLDQLIYIPLPDEKSREAILKANLRKSPVAQDVDLNYVAKVTHGFSGADLTEVCQRACKLAIRQSIEAEIRREKEEANQPPGAMDTDEEDPVPEITRAHFEEAMRFARRSVTDNDIRKYEMFAQTLQQSRGFGNNFRFPSSTAAPTPQAGTTGTDQSNFQDDGDDDDLYG; translated from the exons ATGGCCGATCAGGATAA gCAAGATGATTTGGCTACCGCAATCTTACGTAAGAAGGACCGTCCAAACAGGTTAATCGTCGAAGAGGCTATAAATGATGATAATTCAGTTATTGCTTTATCTCAG GCAAAAATGGACCAACTTCAATTATTCAGAGGAGATACAGTATTGTTGAAAGGCAAACGAAGAAAAGAATCAGTCTGCATTGTTTTATCCGATGACACGGttgctgatgaaaaaattcggaTGAATCGCGTTGTGCGTAACAATTTACGCGTACGATTGTCTGATATCGTCTCAGTTCAACCTTGCCCCGATGTAAAATATGGAAAAAGAGTTCACGTTCTCCCCATCGATGATACTGTTGAAGGCTTAACTGG CAATCTTTTTGAAGTATATTTGAAACCCTATTTTCTCGAAGCTTACCGTCCCATTCATAAAGATGACACGTTTATTATACGAGGAGGTATGCGAGCTGTGGAATTTAAAGTTGTTGAAACTGACCCATCTCCGTTCTGTATTGTTGCTCCTGATACCGTAATTCATTATGAAGGCGACCCGATTAAACGTGAA GAGGAAGAAGAGGCAATGAGTGCTGTCGGCTACGATGATATCGGCGGTTGTAGAAAACAATTAGCTCAAATAAAAGAAATGGTAGAGTTACCATTACGTCATCCCAGTTTATTCAAAGCTATTGGTGTCAAACCTCCCAGAGGTATTCTGTTATACGGTCCTCCCGGTACCGGTAAAACGTTGATTGCTAGAGCCGTCGCTAACGAAACTGGCGCATTTTTCTTCCTCATTAACG GTCCTGAAATTATGAGTAAATTGGCTGGTGAATCTGAGAGTAATTTAAGAAAAGCTTTCGAAGAAGCAGATAAGAACTCTCCGGCGATTATTTTCATCGATGAATTAGACGCCATTGCTCCCAAAAGAGAAAAA ACTCATGGTGAAGTTGAACGCAGAATTGTATCTCAATTACTTACGTTGATGGATGGCATGAAGAAAAGCTCTCACGTGATTGTTATGGCTGCTACCAACAGACCTAATTCTATTGATGCGGCTTTACGTAGATTCGGACGATTCGATAGGGAAATAGATATTGGAATTCCAGACGCGACTGGTCGGCTAGAGATTTTAAGAATTCACACGAAAAATATGAAACTCGCTGATGATGTTGATTTGGAACAG ATCGCAGCGGAGACTCACGGACATGTTGGTGCTGATTTGGCATCACTTTGTTCAGAAGCCGCGTTACAacaaattcgagaaaaaatggACCTAATTGACTTAGAAGAAGATCAAATTGATGCCGAAGTCCTGAACTCTTTGGCTGTGTCGATGGAAAACTTCAGA TATGCCATGGGCAAGAGCAGTCCGAGTGCGTTACGAGAAACTGTGGTTGAAGTACCAAATATCACATGGAACGATATTGGTGGTTTGGAGAGTGTTAAACGCGAATTACAAGAACTCGTTCAA tatCCTGTTGAACATcccgaaaaattcatcaaattcggTATGCAACCATCCCGAGGTGTACTGTTTTACGGTCCTCCTGGTTGCGGTAAAACTTTACTCGCGAAAGCTATTGCTAATGAATGCCAAGCTAATTTCATATCCGTGAAAGGACCCGAACTTCTAACCATGTGGTTCGGTGAATCCGAAGCAAATGTCCGAGACATTTTCGATAAG GCTCGTGCTGCCGCTCCGTGCGTGCTATTCTTTGATGAATTAGATTCAATCGCGAAATCACGTGGTGGTAATATCGGTGATGCTGGTGGCGCTGCCGACCGAGTTATCAATCAAATTCTAACTGAAATGGATGGTATGGGAGCAAAGAAGAATGTATTCATCATCGGAGCAACGAATAGACCGG ATATCATCGATCCTGCTATTTTGCGTCCTGGACGTTTAGATCAACTAATTTACATTCCTCTGCCTGATGAAAAATCGAGGGAAGCTATTCTAAAAGCTAATTTAAGGAAATCGCCGGTCGCTCAA gaTGTTGATTTGAATTACGTCGCTAAAGTAACGCATGGCTTTTCTGGAGCTGATTTAACAGAAGTTTGTCAACGAGCTTGTAAATTAGCTATCCGTCAAAGTATAGAGGCCGAAATTCGTAGAGAGAAAGAAGAGGCTAATCAACCTCCCGGTGCAATGGAT ACGGACGAAGAAGATCCAGTACCGGAAATTACTAGAGCGCATTTCGAAGAAGCAATGCGATTTGCTAGACGTTCCGTCACCGATAACGATATTCGTAAATACGAAATGTTTGCGCAAACTTTACAACAATCTAGAGGATTCGGAAATAATTTCAG ATTCCCTAGTTCAACTGCGGCCCCTACGCCTCAAGCTGGTACAACGGGTACCGATCAATCTAATTTCCAAGACGACGGAGATGACGATGATCTTTATGGTTAA
- the RpL12 gene encoding large ribosomal subunit protein uL11, whose amino-acid sequence MAPKIDPTEVKVVNLRCVGGEVGATSSLAPKIGPLGLSPKKVGDDIAKATADWKGLKITVQLRIQNRVATISVVPSAASLIIKALKEPPRDRKKVKNVKHNGNITMEEVINIARVMRPRSMANKLEGTVKEVLGTCQSVGCTVDGKPPHDIIDEINDGEADIPEE is encoded by the exons ATGGCTCCTAAAATCGATCCAACTGAAGTTAAAGTTG TCAATTTGAGATGTGTCGGAGGAGAAGTTGGTGCTACTTCATCCCTGGCTCCCAAAATTGGTCCTCTAGGTTTG TCTCCCAAGAAAGTTGGTGACGATATTGCCAAAGCTACAGCTGATTGGAAAGGTTTGAAAATTACCGTTCAATTGAGAATTCAGAACAGAGTTGCCACCATCTCCGTAGTACCGTCAGCAGCCTCTTTAATTATTAAAGCTTTGAAAGAACCTCCTAGAGATCGTAAGAAGGTCAAGAATG TAAAACACAATGGTAACATTACCATGGAAGAAGTTATTAATATCGCCAGAGTTATGAGACCCAGATCGATGGCAAACAAATTAGAAGGAACCGTCAAAGAAGTTTTAGGAACCTGTCAA tCCGTTGGATGCACTGTTGATGGAAAACCACCACACGACATCATTGACGAAATCAATGACGGAGAAGCTGATATACCAGAGGAATAA
- the LOC135839409 gene encoding UDP-glucose 4-epimerase-like translates to MRPQWKTIFVTGGAGYIASHCIVELLQNGYEVIAVDNFVNSVDENGDAMSLKRVRQITGKSVTFYKCDLVDIEELDSIFSKHSIDCVIHFAAMKAVGESMKFPLLYYHNNIISAVNLINVMKKHGCKQLIYSSSCTVYGNPKFLPITEEHPTGNITNVYGKTKYFCEEILRDISIAEEGWNIIFLRYFNPVGAHSSGLIGEDPTKPFANLMPYIAQVALGKKNVLTIFGGDYDTVDGTGVRDYIHIMDLASGHIAALKKLQSEHLTLKIYNLGTGQGVSVLQLVQTFEEICGNPIPYKIEARREGDIAEMYANTDLACKELGWKTKYNLKQMCEDFWRWQTKNPHGYKLSAEQNNVVVSPPQENDNKKITNGHS, encoded by the exons ATGCGGCCGCAGTGGAAGACGATATTTGTGACTGGTGGTGCAGGTTACATTGCAAGTCACTGCATTGTGGAATTACTACAAAATGGTTATGAAGTAATAGCAGTAGATAATTTCGTTAATAGCGTAGACGAAAATGGAGACGCTATGAGTTTGAAGAGAGTTCGTCAAATTACCGGCAAATCAGTCACATTTTATAAATGTGATTTAGTGGACATTGAAGAATTAgattccatattttcaaaa CACTCCATCGATTGTGTAATTCATTTCGCTGCTATGAAAGCTGTAGGAGAGTCGATGAAATTCCCCCTATTGTACTACCACAATAATATAATAAGCGCTGTAAACTTGataaat gtgatGAAAAAACATGGTTGCAAACAATTGATCTATTCTAGCTCCTGCACGGTGTACGGTAACCCGAAATTTCTACCTATAACTGAAGAACATCCAACGGGAAATATCACAAATGTATATGGAAAAACGAAGTATTTTTGCGAAGAAATCTTACGAGACATTAGTATAGCTGAAGAG GGttggaatataatttttttaaggtATTTTAACCCCGTCGGAGCCCATTCGTCTGGATTAATTGGTGAAGACCCTACCAAACCTTTCGCAAACCTTATGCCTTATATTGCTCAAGTTGCTCTAGGAAAGAAAAAcgttttgacgatttttggtgGAGACTACGATACAGTTGATGGAACTG GTGTTCGAGATTATATTCACATCATGGATTTAGCTTCCGGTCATATTGCGGCGTTGAAAAAGCTGCAATCCGAACATCTAACATtgaaa ATTTATAACCTCGGTACTGGTCAAGGTGTTTCCGTTCTGCAACTAGTTCaaacttttgaagaaatatgCGGTAATCCGATCCCATACAAAATTGAAGCGAGAAGAGAAGGTGATATTGCTGAAATGTATGCCAATACAGACTTGGCATGTAAAGAATTAGGGTGGAAAACGAAATATAATTTGAAACAAATGT GCGAAGATTTTTGGAGGTGGCAAACGAAAAATCCTCATGGTTATAAGTTATCTGCTGAACAAAACAACGTCGTTGTATCCCCACCTCAAGAAAATGACAATAAAAAGATTACCAACGGCCATTcgtaa
- the LOC135840588 gene encoding uncharacterized protein LOC135840588, producing MAWFLQSIGINVLSKEKKLQDLTSSFLAFHFALIFTTAGIIMYAIMNRKHFEEAIIIAAFLGSMIIIDIAIPILFQNRYKLKELLFRMDENIFVYPDEDEIHVDYELTMQENYTRKLIILVFCYVCFGFSLSGVSPFIGLYLTGKFKTVIYPAWYPWKEDNFAKASITYCIQLITSTCVFWSYFLFQIFAILVVIEFERQYKRLCTALCLVNERTKRMFVKKMFNDGAKVDWDSLNYMNYKHSNFNRNQKVVFNDIYRQKITYCISHHQQLLRSFNLFKSWYTGLFSVELATSVVTFGLVFYNVLQMTNYERCFTIIGSSFNVMTNLFSRCLIGEIFSEMNEKVTNTIIHDVNWYDQTLANQKLLLILHVLTKRQYKIFAFKLFEASYYTFAGITRASYSYFNIIRRQ from the exons ATGGCATGGTTCTTGCAATCCATAGGAATTAACGTGCTATCCAAAGAAAAGAAATTACAAGATTTAACCTCATCTTTTCTCGCATTTCACTTCGCTCTAATATTTACTACTGCGGGAATAATTATGTACGCGATAATGAACAGAAAGCATTTCGAAGAAGCGATTATAATCGCAGCTTTTTTGGGTTCAATGATAATTATCGATATCGCAATAccaattttattccaaaacaGATATAAACTGAAAGAACTTTTATTTCGAATGGATGAAAATATCTTTGTATATCCAGACGAAGACGAGATACACGTGGATTATGAACTAACGATGCAAGAAAATTACACGAGGAAACTCATAATCTTGGTGTTTTGTTACGTGTGTTTTGGATTCTCTTTGAGTGGAGTTTCTCCTTTTATCGGCTTATATTTAACTGGTAAATTTAAAACAGTGATTTACCCAGCTTGGTACCCTTGGAAAGAAGATAATTTCGCGAAAGCATCGATCACCTATTGTATTCAGCTGATTACCTCTACGTGTGTGTTTTGgagttattttctttttcaaatattcgccATATTGGTTGTCATTGAATTCGAAAGGCAGTACAAAAGGCTTTGTACGGCGCTTTGCTTAGTCAACGAGCGTACTAAGAGAATGTTTGTGAAAAAGATGTTCAATGATGGTGCAAAAGTTGACTGGGATAGTTTGAATTACATGAATTATAAACATTCGAATTTCAATCGCAACCAGAAGGTGGTTTTCAACGACATTTACCGTCAGAAAATAACGTATTGTATTTCACATCATCAGCAATTGCTCAG atcATTCAATCTATTTAAATCGTGGTACACCGGATTATTTTCCGTGGAATTGGCAACGTCAGTGGTGACATTTGGATTAGTATTTTATAATGTGCTACAA ATGACGAATTACGAAAGATGTTTCACCATTATTGGCTCAAGTTTTAATGTTATGACAAATTTATTCAGTAGATGTCTCATCGGAGAAATATTCTCTGAAATg aaTGAAAAAGTCACTAATACGATCATTCATGATGTGAATTGGTACGATCAAACGTTGGCGAACCAAAAGTTATTGCTGATACTGCATGTTTTAACAAAACGTCAATACAAAATATTTGCTTTTAAACTTTTCGAAGCTTCGTACTATACTTTTGCTGGAATAACCAGAGCTTCGTATTCTTATTTCAACATTATCAGAAGACAATAG